Within the Mycobacteriales bacterium genome, the region CCGGGACTGGTGCCGAGCCGGGTGATGCGGTGGTCCTCGGCGAGCTGCCACAGCCGGTCCGGCGAGGGCCACAACGGGCTGCCGTCGTAGAGCACCGCGGTCGCGCCGACCGACAAGGCGCCGATCAGCGTATTCCACATGATCCAGCTGGTCGTGGTGTACCAGAAGTAGCGGTCGTCCGGACCGAGGTCGTACTGCAGCCCGTTTTGCGCCAAACCCATGAGCAGCACGCCGGCGTGGTCGTGCACCAGGCCCTTCGGCAGCCCGGTGGTGCCCGAGGAGTAGACGACCCACAGCGGTGCCTCGGCCGGCAGCTGAGCGAACTCCGGCTCGCGTGGCTGCGCCACCGTCTGCTCCCAGGCCACGACCTGCAGCCCCGGCCGCTGCACGAGCTCGCCGAGCAGCGGCACCGAGACGACGGCGGTCACCGTCGGCAGCCCGTCGAGCAACTCGTCCACCGCGTCGCGCCGGTCCCGCGGCTTCCCGCCGAAGCGGTAGCCGTCGGCGGTGACCAGGACGCGCGGCTCGAGTTGGGCGAAGCGGTCGACCGCGCTGGCCGGGCCGATGTCCGGCGCGCAGGCCGACCAGACCGCGCCGACGCTGGCGCAGGCGAGGAAGGCCACGATGGCAGCGGGTACGTTCGGCAGGTAGCCGACCACCCGGTCGCCCGGCCCGACGCCGAGCTCGCGCAGCATGGCCTGCAGCGCCCCGACCTGGCCGCGCAGCTCGTCCCACGACAGCTCCACCGCCGGCCCGTCCTCGCCGGCGGCGACCAGCGCCGGGCGTGGTCCGCGTACCCGCAGGACGTTCTCGGCGAGGTTCAGCCGGGCTCCGGGAAACCACTGCGCCGCCGGCATCGTGCGGGTGGTCAGCACCTGCTCGTACGGCGTGGAGGCCAGCACCTGGAAGGAGTCCCACACGAGTGCCCAGAAGTCCTCGAGGTGCTCGACCGACCAGCGCCACAGCGCGTCGTAGTCGGCCACCTCGACGTCGTGCCGCTCACGCACCTGCGCGGCGAACCGGGCCAGCCGCGACCCCTCGACCCGCTCCGGCGAGGGCCGCCACAGCACCTCGACCGACCGCTGCTCCGCCATCCATGCCTCCTTGTCCAGCCGCAGGTCTACCCCAGGGTGCTGCGCCGGCCGCAACCGCCCTCGGGGAGGATGCGGCGGTGCGACTGCCGCCCGGCCTGCGCGGCCTTCCGCGTGAGACGTTCGCGCTCGCCCTCGTGGCGTTCTGCGTGGCCCTCGGCTTCGGCATCGTGGTGCCGGCCGTACCGCTGTTCGCGCTCCAGTTCGGGGTCGGGCCGACGGCTGCCGGAGCGGTGGTCTCCGCCTTCGCCCTCATGCGCCTGGTGTCCGGACTGGCGGGGGGACGCCTGGTCGACCGGGTCGGGGAGCGCACCGCCCTGCTGGCCGGTCTCACGGTGGTGGCAGTCTCCTCGCTGCTCGCCGGGCTCGCGGTGAGCTACCCGCAGCTGCTCGTCCTGCGCGGCGTCGGCGGCGTCGGTTCGGCGGTGTTCACCATCGCCGCCACCAGCCTGCTGTTGCGGGTGGCGAGCGCCGCTCAACGCGGGCAGACGCAGAGCATCTACCGCGGGGGCTTCCTGCTCGGCGGCGTGGTGGGGCCCGCCTTCGGCGGCGCCGTGCTGGGCATCTCGCTGCGCGCCCCGTTCTTCCTCTACACCGTGACCCTGGTGGTCGCCGCCGTGGTCGCCGCGACGATGCTGCCCCGGCCGCCGGGCGCGCAGCAGCCGCCGCCGCAGGTGGCGCCGGGCGTGGGGGAGGACGACGGGGTGCCGCGCGCGGTGGCGCCCGAGCCGCCGCGCACCACCCTGTCGACCGCGCTGGCCAGCCCGGCCTACCGGGCCGCGCTCGCCGGCAACTTCGCCGTCGGCTTCAGCGTGCTCGGCGTACGCAGCACCGTGGTGCCGCTGCTCGTGGTGCAGGGGCTGGACCTGGCTCCCGGCTGGATCGGCGCCGCCTTCACCCTGGCGGCGCTGGTGCAGACCGTCCTGCTGCTGCCCGCGGGCCGGGCAGTCGACCAGGTCGGGCGACGGCCGACGCTGGTCGCCGGCGGGCTGATCACCGCCGCTGCACTCGCCGGCCTCGCCGCCACCAGCGGGCCGCTGACGCTGCTGCTGTCGATGACCGTGTTCGGGGCAGGCGCCGCTCTGCTCGGCGTGGCACCGGCGGCGATCGTCGGCGATGTCGTCGAGGGAAGGGGCGGCACGGCCGTCGCGGTGTGGCAGATGAGCAGCGACCTCGGCTCGGTCCTCGGCCCGCTGGCTGCCGGGCTGCTCATCGACCAGGCGTCGTTCGGTGCCGCGCTCGGCTTCAGCTCACTGGTCGTCGCCGGCTGTGCCCTGCTCGGCCTGCGCGTCCCGAGGGGCTAGTAGCCGGCTGTCCGGTCCACGAGTCCGAGCAACGGCTCGCCGCTGCCGAACCGGCGCACGTTGTCGGTGACCCGCTGCGCGAGCAGCGGCTGCGCCGTCTGCCACGGGTTGGCGGTGTGCGGGGTGATCAGGCAGTTAGGCAGCGTCCAGAGCGGGTGGCCGTCCGGCAGCGGCTCCGGGTCGGTGACGTCGATGGCGGCGCCGCCGATGCTGCGCTCCCGCAGCGCCGTCACCAGCGCGTCGGTGTCGACGTGCCGGCCACGGGCGATGTTGACCAGCCAGGCCGACGACGACATCGCCGCGAGCTGCCGGGCCCCGATGACGTGTGTGGTCTCGGGGGTGAGGGCCAGCGCCAGCACGACCAGTCGCGCGTCCGGCAGCACCTCGTCGAGCATCTCCACCGGGACGGTGCGCGCCGCACCCGGCACGGGCTCTGCCGACCGCCGCACCACCGTCACCCGGCAGCGGAAGGGCGACAGCAGTGACAGCAGCGACTGGGTGATCCCGCCGCCGCCCAGCACGACGACAGGGGCGTCGAACAGCGAGAGGGCATCCTGCTCGCCCCACGATGTGGCGCGGGCGCGGGCCGGCAGCCGCCGCAGGCCGGCGAGGGCGAGCGCGAGCGCATGCTCCGCGGTCGGCTCGGCGTACACGCCCTTGGCGCAGGTCCAGGTGCGGGACGGCTCGAGAACGTCCACGAAGTCCTCCACGCCGGCGAACGGCAGCTGGACCCAGCGGGCCGAGGGAGCTGCCTGGAGTGCCTCGCGCAGGCCGGCGCTGTCCCGCGGGGCCATCCACACCAGCGCGTCCGGTCGGTCGGAGATCCCGACGACCTTGCCACCGCCCGCCTGCACGGCCGCGGCCATCGGCTCCGATCCGGACGGGAGGATCGCGATTCCGGGCGTCATGGTCTGCACGCCGCCGAGCCTTTCACGGGGGTCGCGGACGGGAGTGTGCGGCCGCTGCGGCGCGCCTGCCGCGGAACAGACCGGCTCCGGAGGACCTTGACCCTGTCGAGCCGCCGCCGCGGAGTCCCGCAGGCAGGCGCCAGTGCTCCGCCTCCCGCAAGGACCTCATGTCACTCCAGAACTCCGCCGGCGGCTTCACTGCGCTCGGCGTCCCGGCCGGCCTCGTCGCGGCACTCGCCGCACAGGGCATCGACGCGCCGTTCCCGATCCAGACCGCTACGCTGCCGGACAGCCTGGCCGGCCGCGACGTGCTCGGCCGGGGCCGTACGGGTAGCGGGAAGACGCTGGCCTTCAGCCTTCCGCTCGTCACCCGGCTGATCGGCGGCCGCCGCAGCCCCAGGCAGCCGCGCGCCCTCGTGCTCGTCCCGACCCGTGAGCTGGCCAACCAGGTGCTCGCCGTCGTGGCACCGCTCGCGCAGGCCGCCGGCCTCACCTCGACGGTCGTGTTCGGCGGCGTCGGGCAGAACCCGCAGGTGAAGGCGCTGGCCCCTGGCGTCGACGTCCTCATCGCCTGCCCGGGACGGCTGGAGGATCTCATCGGCCAAGGCTTCTGCGACCTGTCCGGCGTGGAGATCACCGTGCTCGACGAGGCGGACCACATGGCCGACCTGGGCTTCCTGCCTGTGGTCAGGCGGCTGCTCGACCGCACCCCCGCCCGCGGCCAGCGGATGCTGTTCTCCGCCACTCTCGACAACGGAGTCGATGTGGTGGTCAAGCGCTACCTGTCCTCGCCGGTCACGCATTCGGTCGATCCGGCCGTCGCCCCAGTGTCGACGATGACGCACCACGTCTTCAGCGTCAGCGCGGCGGACAAGCCGGCCGTCGTCCGGGAGCTGGCCGCCGGAACCGGCCGCAGTCTGCTGTTCTTGCGCACCAAGCACACCGCGAAGAAGCTGGCCAAGCAGCTGACCGCCGCCGGGATCCCCGCCGTCGAGCTGCACGGCAACCTCAGCCAGGGGGCCCGCGAGCGCAACCTGTCGGCCTTCACCGAGGGCAGCACCCGGGTCCTGGTCGCGACCGACATCGCCGCCCGCGGCATCCACGTCGACGACGTGGCACTGGTGGTCC harbors:
- a CDS encoding D-isomer specific 2-hydroxyacid dehydrogenase family protein, translated to MTPGIAILPSGSEPMAAAVQAGGGKVVGISDRPDALVWMAPRDSAGLREALQAAPSARWVQLPFAGVEDFVDVLEPSRTWTCAKGVYAEPTAEHALALALAGLRRLPARARATSWGEQDALSLFDAPVVVLGGGGITQSLLSLLSPFRCRVTVVRRSAEPVPGAARTVPVEMLDEVLPDARLVVLALALTPETTHVIGARQLAAMSSSAWLVNIARGRHVDTDALVTALRERSIGGAAIDVTDPEPLPDGHPLWTLPNCLITPHTANPWQTAQPLLAQRVTDNVRRFGSGEPLLGLVDRTAGY
- a CDS encoding DEAD/DEAH box helicase, with protein sequence MSLQNSAGGFTALGVPAGLVAALAAQGIDAPFPIQTATLPDSLAGRDVLGRGRTGSGKTLAFSLPLVTRLIGGRRSPRQPRALVLVPTRELANQVLAVVAPLAQAAGLTSTVVFGGVGQNPQVKALAPGVDVLIACPGRLEDLIGQGFCDLSGVEITVLDEADHMADLGFLPVVRRLLDRTPARGQRMLFSATLDNGVDVVVKRYLSSPVTHSVDPAVAPVSTMTHHVFSVSAADKPAVVRELAAGTGRSLLFLRTKHTAKKLAKQLTAAGIPAVELHGNLSQGARERNLSAFTEGSTRVLVATDIAARGIHVDDVALVVHVDPPTEHKAYLHRSGRTARAGAGGTVVTLALPEQAGEVRALAKQAGIRPATVAVRPGSDRIAELAGPAAPYVEPAPVVEEPVRARVARGQRQGQGSAPIKQGGSASRKMSGRSAGPARTRAELAARAGQPTPARRSR
- a CDS encoding MFS transporter is translated as MRLPPGLRGLPRETFALALVAFCVALGFGIVVPAVPLFALQFGVGPTAAGAVVSAFALMRLVSGLAGGRLVDRVGERTALLAGLTVVAVSSLLAGLAVSYPQLLVLRGVGGVGSAVFTIAATSLLLRVASAAQRGQTQSIYRGGFLLGGVVGPAFGGAVLGISLRAPFFLYTVTLVVAAVVAATMLPRPPGAQQPPPQVAPGVGEDDGVPRAVAPEPPRTTLSTALASPAYRAALAGNFAVGFSVLGVRSTVVPLLVVQGLDLAPGWIGAAFTLAALVQTVLLLPAGRAVDQVGRRPTLVAGGLITAAALAGLAATSGPLTLLLSMTVFGAGAALLGVAPAAIVGDVVEGRGGTAVAVWQMSSDLGSVLGPLAAGLLIDQASFGAALGFSSLVVAGCALLGLRVPRG
- a CDS encoding acetoacetate--CoA ligase — encoded protein: MAEQRSVEVLWRPSPERVEGSRLARFAAQVRERHDVEVADYDALWRWSVEHLEDFWALVWDSFQVLASTPYEQVLTTRTMPAAQWFPGARLNLAENVLRVRGPRPALVAAGEDGPAVELSWDELRGQVGALQAMLRELGVGPGDRVVGYLPNVPAAIVAFLACASVGAVWSACAPDIGPASAVDRFAQLEPRVLVTADGYRFGGKPRDRRDAVDELLDGLPTVTAVVSVPLLGELVQRPGLQVVAWEQTVAQPREPEFAQLPAEAPLWVVYSSGTTGLPKGLVHDHAGVLLMGLAQNGLQYDLGPDDRYFWYTTTSWIMWNTLIGALSVGATAVLYDGSPLWPSPDRLWQLAEDHRITRLGTSPGYLLASEKAGLRPGHQHDLSALRAVGSTGSPLPASSFRWVYDAVREDLALHVISGGTDFAGAILLDAPWLPVTAGEMACRGLGVHVEAWDEQGRPLVDEVGELVVCAPVPSMPTGIWGDGSGRRLHDAYFDVYPGVWRHGDWLTITSRGTAVVHGRSDSTLNRHGVRMGSADIYAAVEGMPEVAEALVLGVELPDGGYWLPLFVRLTDGVRLDEGLVERISRTVREQASPRHVPDEVVAVPAIPHTSTGKKLEVPLKRIAQGVPLDKALNLGSVDDPAAVHWFVEHLATRRD